AACCCCTTGTCCTTTGGCTACTCGGATCAATGGCGAGAACGGCAAGTTTTCGATTCTGTTCTAAAATGAAACTTCCAAAACTTTCGATAAAAGTGGATTTCCCTACCCCTGGAACACCTGTAATCCCGATGCGGATGGAGTTCCCAACCTTTGGCATCACAAGTTCCAAAATGGCTTGGGCTTTGTCGTTATGTGCTTCTAAATTACTTTCTACCAAGGTGATGGCTTTGGAGAGTGCGGTGCGGTTTCCAGAAAGGATCCCTTCTGCTAAGGACTCAGCTGGCACTTCCTTTTTGGAAAGGGATTTCCTTTGGTCACGGATATAAGGGGAGATGGCGGGAGCATCGGCCACACCAGGATTTACCGAAAGGGCTGATTTGGTTTCGGTCCTTTTGTCCTGATCCTTTTCCGTTTGGTCTTCCTTGTTTGGTGGTTCCATTTTGGTTCTGCGGTATGAAATTCGTTGGTTTTTGCCGAAGTGTCAGGAAAAAGAGTGAACGAATCCTTCCCACTCACACCGAACCCTAAATAGGATATCGGTGTCAGGTTGGTTCTGTTTCGACTCGCTTTTCCCGTTTAGGCAGCTCGTCTTTCGCCAAGTAACAAATTGAGGATTTGTTTGGCGGCTTCCGAAATGACGGTTCCTGGTCCAAAAATGGCTGTCGCACCTGATTTGTAGAGGAAGTCATAATCTTGGGCAGGGATCACTCCCCCCACAACAACTAACACATCTTCTGCGCCGAGTTTTTTTAACTCTTCAATCACTTGTGGGACAAGCGTTTTATGTCCTGCCGCAAGCGAAGAAACACCCAAAATATGGCAGTCGTTTTCCACCACTTGTTTGGCGACTTCCGCTGGGGTTTGGAAAAGAGGCCCGATATCAACGTCAAAGCCCATGTCAGCAAAACTAGTAGAGATCACCTTGGCACCACGGTCATGGCCATCTTGTCCCATTTTGGCCACCATGATCCGAGGACGCCTTCCTTCGAGTTTTGCAAATTCGTCAGCAAGATTCCTTGCTTCAATATAACCTTTGTCTTCGGAAATTTCTGAGGAATACACTCCAGAGATGGATCTAATCACAGCTTTGTACCTCCCGAATACTTTTTCCATTGCATACGAAATTTCACCAAGGGAGGCACGTTTTCTTGCAGCATCCACTGCGAGCTCCAATAAATTCCCGTTACCCGTTTCGGCACATTTGGTAATGGCGTTTAACGCGGCTTCGACGGCCGTATTGTCACGGTCTTTTTTCATTTGTTCGAGTCGTTTGATTTGGGCAATTCGAACCGCTGTGTTATCGATATCTAAAATATCAAGTGGAGCTTCCTTATCCAAACGGAATCGGTTCACTCCCACAATCACATCTTTACCAGAGTCGATACGAGCTTGTTTTCTTGCGGATGCTTCTTCGATGCGCATCTTTGGAATTCCCGTCTCAATTGCCTCGGCCATCCCACCTAATTTCTGTACTTCGGTGATGAGGTCCCATGCTTTGTGGACCAAATCATTCGTGAGTTTTTCCACATAAAACGATCCGCCCCATGGGTCGATGACACGGTGGATGTTTGTTTCTTCTTGGAGGTAAATTTGAGTATTTCGTGCGATCCTAGCCGAGAAGTCAGTGGGGAGAGCAATCGCTTCATCAAGAGCATTGGTGTGAAGGGATTGTGTGTGGCCAAGGGCAGCTGCCATCGCTTCAATACAAGTCCTTCCCACATTATTGAATGGGTCTTGTTCGGTGAGTGACCATCCTGAGGTTTGGCAGTGGGTCCGAAGCGCTAAAGACTTCGTCGACTTGGGTTGGAACTGGTTCACAATCTTTGCCCAAAGGAGACGTCCCGCACGCATCTTGGCAATCTCCATAAAATGGTTCATCCCAATCGCCCAAAAGAAAGAAAGGCGAGGGGCAAATTCATCCACAGAAAGCCCAGAAGCGATTCCTGTTTTGATGTATTCCCAACCATCGGCCAAAGTGTAAGCAAGTTCTAAATCCGCAGTGGCTCCGGCTTCTTGCATATGATAACCTGAGATGGAAATGGAATTAAACTTTGGCATGTACTTGGAAGTATAACCAAAGATATCGGCGATGATTTTCATGGAATGTTTTGGCGGGTAAATGTAAGTATTCCGCACCATGAATTCTTTTAGGATATCGTTTTGGATGGTCCCCGAAAGTTTATCTTTGGAGACCCCTTGTTCCTCTGCAGCCACAATATAGAAGGCAAGTACGGGAATGACGGCTCCATTCATCGTCATGGAAACAGACATTTGGTCGAGTGGGATTTGGTCGAAGAGAATCTTCATGTCGAGGACCGAATCAATCGCCACTCCCGCTTTTCCCACATCTCCCACCACACGTTCGTGGTCGGAATCGTACCCTCTATGTGTCGCTAAGTCAAAGGCAACCGAAAGTCCCTTTTGTCCTGCGGCCAAGTTACGACGATAAAAGGCATTGGATTCTTCTGCTGTGGAAAATCCTGCATACTGGCGGACCGTCCAAGGTTTATTCACATACATGGTGGAATAAGGTCCACGTAGGTAGGGCGGAATCCCCGCCGCATAATTTAGGTGTTCCAATCCTTCCAAATCGGAGTTTTGGTAACGCGATTGGATGGAGATCCCTTCTGCCGTTTGCCAAAGGGAAATCGACTTTGGATCCGGTTTTGGAGCGCTAAAAGAAAGGGGAGTATTCGCAAAATTAGGTTTATTCATTTGGTTTGCCGATCCATTTGGTTTGGGCTTTTTCCATAAATTGAACTAGGTTTCGTTTCATATGGATGAAGTCATCGATTCCAAGGGATTCCGCTTGGCTCACTAAATCCTTTGGATAACCCGCAAGGAGTTTCCAAGAATTCGGAAGTTGTGATCCCATTTCCTTGGCAAACTCGGGCAGGTAAGTCGCATACTCTTCGTCAGACGAACAAAGTACTACAATTTCACAACCGAGTTCTTTGGCTTTAGAAACTCCTTCTTTGACAGAAGAAAATCCCAAGTTGTCGAAAATTTCATATCCGAGGCAGCCGATAAAGTTGGAGCTAAAACCCGCACGAGCCTTTCTCATGGTTAAGTCCCCAATGGTGAGTAAAAACACCTTCGGGGCTTTTTTCCCGGAAGCGACATGGCGGTCTGTTGGGTTACGCCATTTGTCAAATTCATAAGAGAGTCTGAGTGGCACCAAACGTTCGTAAGTTGACTTTTCCAAATAGGAGAGTCTTGTTTCCGTTTCGCGAAGGGAGTCTTTGAGTTCTGCATGCCTTTCGGAAGGAAGTGGGTATTGGTTTGTACCAAGTAGGATTTCTTTTTTTGTAGCAAGTGCTTCTCTTTTTTTCGTCGCACGCGATTGGATGTCTCTTTGGATGTTTCCCGTTTTCAGAGAGGCACCGAAACCACCATCTTTCTCGACGGTTTGGAATTTTTCCCAAGCAGTCTCTGCAAGTTTTTTGGTAAGAACTTCCAAATAATAGGAACCAGAGGCAGGGTCTTCCACCTTGTCTAAAAAGGATTCGTAACGTAATAACAGTTGGGCATTCCGTGCAATCCGCTTGCCTAACTCCTGTTTTGTGGTATATTCGGAATCAAATGGTGAGACATTGATAAAATCTGCTCCCCCGATCACAGCAG
This Leptospira biflexa serovar Patoc strain 'Patoc 1 (Paris)' DNA region includes the following protein-coding sequences:
- the scpA gene encoding methylmalonyl-CoA mutase; this translates as MNKPNFANTPLSFSAPKPDPKSISLWQTAEGISIQSRYQNSDLEGLEHLNYAAGIPPYLRGPYSTMYVNKPWTVRQYAGFSTAEESNAFYRRNLAAGQKGLSVAFDLATHRGYDSDHERVVGDVGKAGVAIDSVLDMKILFDQIPLDQMSVSMTMNGAVIPVLAFYIVAAEEQGVSKDKLSGTIQNDILKEFMVRNTYIYPPKHSMKIIADIFGYTSKYMPKFNSISISGYHMQEAGATADLELAYTLADGWEYIKTGIASGLSVDEFAPRLSFFWAIGMNHFMEIAKMRAGRLLWAKIVNQFQPKSTKSLALRTHCQTSGWSLTEQDPFNNVGRTCIEAMAAALGHTQSLHTNALDEAIALPTDFSARIARNTQIYLQEETNIHRVIDPWGGSFYVEKLTNDLVHKAWDLITEVQKLGGMAEAIETGIPKMRIEEASARKQARIDSGKDVIVGVNRFRLDKEAPLDILDIDNTAVRIAQIKRLEQMKKDRDNTAVEAALNAITKCAETGNGNLLELAVDAARKRASLGEISYAMEKVFGRYKAVIRSISGVYSSEISEDKGYIEARNLADEFAKLEGRRPRIMVAKMGQDGHDRGAKVISTSFADMGFDVDIGPLFQTPAEVAKQVVENDCHILGVSSLAAGHKTLVPQVIEELKKLGAEDVLVVVGGVIPAQDYDFLYKSGATAIFGPGTVISEAAKQILNLLLGERRAA
- a CDS encoding methylmalonyl-CoA mutase family protein gives rise to the protein MNEFLFSDFPEVSTEDWKNQILKDLKGSPWDKVTWQTEEGFTIEPFYRKEDLPVLPRVFKRNPGWKVTEQVTSKSETNTLTEKGVDAAILISHEENGKNFGCQIASASDLESLSKSIGAIPLIVSLATRTPKFGDSLKKLVSSHNTVLGDFDPYGTAILCGELGCEENSIGKSFASLSGTKGFAGVGIHSLYLRDSGASISQELAYSLAWGVDYLNLHLQAGVSIEDAAANIWFWMGIGSDYFTEIAKFRAMRILWTEVLNVYKPGLGETLPALLLAQTSNFQYSAYDPYVNMLRGTTAAMSAVIGGADFINVSPFDSEYTTKQELGKRIARNAQLLLRYESFLDKVEDPASGSYYLEVLTKKLAETAWEKFQTVEKDGGFGASLKTGNIQRDIQSRATKKREALATKKEILLGTNQYPLPSERHAELKDSLRETETRLSYLEKSTYERLVPLRLSYEFDKWRNPTDRHVASGKKAPKVFLLTIGDLTMRKARAGFSSNFIGCLGYEIFDNLGFSSVKEGVSKAKELGCEIVVLCSSDEEYATYLPEFAKEMGSQLPNSWKLLAGYPKDLVSQAESLGIDDFIHMKRNLVQFMEKAQTKWIGKPNE